A section of the Paramisgurnus dabryanus chromosome 4, PD_genome_1.1, whole genome shotgun sequence genome encodes:
- the cxxc4 gene encoding CXXC-type zinc finger protein 4 — MSNINNSLCIESGQGTDVSLLQKDNLQDGGLSQLFDYNAEMERYRSFANFYKTNGAFPQTAKIARITTPIFPSARIGVSPWNCDNGMLWGRKSASINPNRTSMHRNDSPRPGKPGVPPETLQMANNNFLSSLSPEHCRPLAGECMNKLKCGAAEAEIMNLPERVGTFSAIPALGGISLPPGVIVMTALHSPTASAAVTDSAFQIANLADCPQNNSSASSGNPAKKKRKRCGVCAPCRRLINCGVCSSCRNRKTGHQICKFRKCEELKKKPGSSLERTQVNNGEAFRWFF; from the coding sequence ATGTCTAATATAAACAATTCACTTTGCATCGAGAGCGGACAAGGCACAGACGTGTCACTCTTGCAAAAGGATAATCTTCAGGATGGTGGATTAAGCCAGCTGTTTGATTACAATGCGGAAATGGAAAGGTACAGGTCTTTTGCGAACTTTTATAAAACCAATGGGGCATTTCCACAGACTGCTAAAATTGCCCGCATAACGACACCAATTTTTCCCAGCGCTAGAATTGGCGTGTCCCCTTGGAACTGTGATAACGGCATGCTCTGGGGAAGGAAATCAGCGTCAATAAACCCTAATAGGACCAGCATGCATAGAAACGACTCCCCAAGGCCGGGGAAACCTGGCGTGCCGCCAGAGACGCTGCAAATGGCAAATAATAATTTCCTCTCTAGCTTATCCCCTGAACACTGCAGACCTTTAGCAGGAGAATGCATGAACAAGCTGAAATGTGGTGCTGCCGAGGCAGAGATAATGAATCTCCCGGAACGCGTTGGAACTTTTTCCGCTATTCCGGCTTTAGGGGGCATCTCATTACCTCCCGGGGTCATCGTCATGACAGCCCTTCACTCCCCCACAGCCTCGGCAGCCGTTACAGACAGTGCGTTTCAAATTGCCAATCTGGCAGACTGCCCACAGAATAATTCCTCCGCATCCAGCGGAAACCCAGcaaaaaagaaaaggaaaagGTGTGGGGTCTGTGCACCCTGCAGGAGACTAATCAACTGTGGAGTGTGCAGCAGTTGTCGGAACCGTAAGACGGGTCACCAGATTTGCAAGTTTCGGAAATGCGAGGAGCTGAAAAAGAAGCCTGGCTCATCACTAGAG